The following proteins come from a genomic window of Meles meles chromosome 1, mMelMel3.1 paternal haplotype, whole genome shotgun sequence:
- the MED18 gene encoding mediator of RNA polymerase II transcription subunit 18 isoform X2: MEAPPVTMMPVTGGTINMMEYLLQGSVLDHSLESLIHRLRGLCDNMEPETFLDHEMVFLLKGQQASPFVLRARRSMDRGGAPWHLRYLGQPEMGDKNRHALVRNCVDIATSENLTDFLMEMGFRMDHEFVAKGHLFRKGIMKILVYKIFRILVPGSTDSTEALSLSYLVELSVVAPAGQDMVSDDMRNFAEQLKPLVHLEKIDPKRHV; encoded by the exons ATGGAGGCACCTCCGGTCACCATGATGCCTGTCACTGGAGGCACTATTAATATGATGGAGTACCTGCTGCAGG GAAGCGTTCTAGATCACAGTTTGGAAAGCCTTATCCACCGCCTTCGTGGTTTGTGTGACAACATGGAACCCGAGACTTTCCTTGACCATGAGATGGTGTTCCTCCTTAAGGGCCAGCAGGCTAGTCCATTTGTTCTCAGGGCCCGGCGTTCTATGGACAGGGGAGGAGCACCCTGGCATCTGCGCTACCTGGGACAGCCAGAAATGGGAGACAAGAACCGCCATGCCCTGGTGCGCAATTGTGTAGACATTGCAACATCTGAGAACCTCACCGACTTCTTGATGGAAATGGGCTTCCGCATGGACCATGAGTTTGTCGCCAAGGGTCACTTGTTCCGTAAGGGTATCATGAAGATTCTGGTGTACAAGATCTTCCGTATCCTGGTGCCAGGAAGCACAGACAGCACCGAGGCCTTGTCACTTTCCTATCTTGTGGAACTAAGTGTTGTTGCACCAGCTGGTCAGGACATGGTCTCTGATGACATGAGGAACTTTGCTGAGCAGCTGAAACCTCTGGTTCACCTAGAGAAAATAGACCCCAAGAGGCACGTGTGA
- the MED18 gene encoding mediator of RNA polymerase II transcription subunit 18 isoform X1 has translation MKLLISRPVTQADRMEAPPVTMMPVTGGTINMMEYLLQGSVLDHSLESLIHRLRGLCDNMEPETFLDHEMVFLLKGQQASPFVLRARRSMDRGGAPWHLRYLGQPEMGDKNRHALVRNCVDIATSENLTDFLMEMGFRMDHEFVAKGHLFRKGIMKILVYKIFRILVPGSTDSTEALSLSYLVELSVVAPAGQDMVSDDMRNFAEQLKPLVHLEKIDPKRHV, from the exons atgaaactTTTGATATCAAGGCCAGTGACACAAGCAG ACAGAATGGAGGCACCTCCGGTCACCATGATGCCTGTCACTGGAGGCACTATTAATATGATGGAGTACCTGCTGCAGG GAAGCGTTCTAGATCACAGTTTGGAAAGCCTTATCCACCGCCTTCGTGGTTTGTGTGACAACATGGAACCCGAGACTTTCCTTGACCATGAGATGGTGTTCCTCCTTAAGGGCCAGCAGGCTAGTCCATTTGTTCTCAGGGCCCGGCGTTCTATGGACAGGGGAGGAGCACCCTGGCATCTGCGCTACCTGGGACAGCCAGAAATGGGAGACAAGAACCGCCATGCCCTGGTGCGCAATTGTGTAGACATTGCAACATCTGAGAACCTCACCGACTTCTTGATGGAAATGGGCTTCCGCATGGACCATGAGTTTGTCGCCAAGGGTCACTTGTTCCGTAAGGGTATCATGAAGATTCTGGTGTACAAGATCTTCCGTATCCTGGTGCCAGGAAGCACAGACAGCACCGAGGCCTTGTCACTTTCCTATCTTGTGGAACTAAGTGTTGTTGCACCAGCTGGTCAGGACATGGTCTCTGATGACATGAGGAACTTTGCTGAGCAGCTGAAACCTCTGGTTCACCTAGAGAAAATAGACCCCAAGAGGCACGTGTGA